The following proteins come from a genomic window of Pseudomonas putida:
- a CDS encoding response regulator: MLKPILLVEDNPRDLELTLLALERSQLANEVIVLRDGADALDYLLRRNVYAERDDGNPAVLLLDLKLPKVDGLEVLKEVRATAELRSIPTVMLTSSREEPDLLRAYELGVNAYVVKPVEFKEFVAAISDLGVFWAVLNEPPPGSLRLNRRGSN; this comes from the coding sequence ATGCTCAAGCCCATTCTGCTGGTCGAAGACAACCCCCGAGACCTGGAGCTGACCCTGCTGGCCCTGGAGCGCAGCCAGTTGGCCAACGAGGTCATCGTGCTGCGTGACGGCGCCGATGCGCTCGACTACTTGCTGCGCCGCAACGTCTATGCCGAGCGCGATGACGGCAACCCTGCCGTGCTGTTACTCGACCTTAAACTGCCCAAGGTCGACGGCCTGGAGGTGCTCAAGGAAGTGCGCGCCACTGCCGAACTGCGCAGCATCCCCACCGTGATGCTGACCTCCTCGCGCGAAGAGCCCGACCTGTTGCGTGCCTACGAGCTGGGGGTAAACGCTTATGTGGTAAAACCCGTGGAATTCAAGGAATTCGTCGCCGCCATCTCCGACCTCGGGGTATTCTGGGCAGTGCTAAACGAACCGCCACCCGGCTCACTGCGACTGAACCGTCGCGGTAGCAACTGA
- a CDS encoding response regulator produces MHQTPLKLLMVEDSSMDAELTLMRLERSGLHVQSQLVFDHAGVEHALRQAHYDLILCDCVLPGSSGTEVLAIAQRLAPDIPFIFLSGIYGEEHAVEMIRLGATDYVLKKNLPLLPKAVRRALSEVQERQRRRRAEEALADVEARARIAIDAAGMGTWDLRPQEGLLLWDDRCKTLFGLPTSTEMSLEVFYAGIYPDDLPLVREAVEHAMRPESDGHYRVEFRIAQPNGLEPRWLLSSGQSQFVGDQCVRFSGVLQDIHTQRQATQALRQLNEMLGERVERRTRERDRAWELSQDLLAVLNKDLTPVALNPAWEASLGFSRERLSQSSLLHLLPEHDQEQLLTELAALSHGRTSARFVGRILHAGGQQRWLSWVVVPEDTLLYVVARDITSEREAALGLADANARLREQINERERIEAALQQMQRLEAVGQLTAGVAHDFNNLLTVILTGASFLERDLAKADLEKARTRLTHIREAGERGAKLTSQLLAFSRRQRLEPVPLNLNRTLAGLEELLRRTLGGNVSVRLDLDLALWQALTDPTQTEMIILNLAINARDAMPDGGQLTLTTRNTRIDKRPQRPEDPDPGEYVMLSIRDTGCGMSEDVQAKVFEPFFTTKDIGKGSGLGLAQVFGFAKQSGGGVRIDTTLGRGTEVAVYLPAVKEEMVNEPAAAVLSQPISESGHNRTVLLVDDDHLVRDMLGDVLRQYGYQVRQAHSGEQALALLDDDIDLLLTDFAMPEFNGAQLALAARERYPHVPVVFLTGYAELQGLELPGSLVIQKPVQADELARALNEMLGIAG; encoded by the coding sequence ATGCATCAAACGCCGTTGAAACTACTGATGGTCGAAGACAGCTCGATGGACGCCGAGCTGACCCTGATGCGCCTGGAGCGCAGCGGGCTGCATGTACAGTCGCAGCTGGTGTTCGACCATGCGGGTGTCGAACATGCCCTGCGCCAGGCCCACTACGACCTGATCTTGTGTGACTGCGTGCTACCAGGCTCGTCCGGTACCGAAGTGCTGGCCATCGCCCAACGCCTGGCACCCGATATTCCGTTCATATTCCTGTCCGGCATTTATGGCGAAGAGCACGCGGTGGAAATGATCCGCCTGGGCGCGACCGACTATGTGTTGAAGAAGAACCTGCCACTACTGCCCAAAGCCGTGCGCCGAGCCCTGAGCGAAGTGCAGGAACGCCAGCGCCGTCGCCGCGCCGAAGAGGCCTTGGCGGACGTCGAAGCACGTGCTCGCATTGCCATCGACGCCGCCGGCATGGGCACCTGGGACCTGCGCCCGCAAGAGGGCCTGTTGCTTTGGGATGACCGCTGCAAGACCTTGTTCGGCCTGCCCACCAGCACCGAAATGAGCCTTGAAGTGTTCTACGCCGGCATCTACCCCGACGACCTGCCACTGGTGCGCGAGGCGGTGGAACATGCCATGCGCCCGGAAAGCGACGGTCATTACCGCGTGGAGTTTCGGATCGCGCAACCCAATGGCCTGGAGCCCCGCTGGTTGCTGAGCAGCGGCCAGAGCCAGTTCGTCGGTGATCAGTGCGTTCGCTTCTCAGGCGTGCTGCAGGACATCCACACGCAACGCCAGGCTACCCAGGCGCTGCGTCAGCTGAACGAGATGCTCGGCGAGCGGGTCGAGCGCCGTACCCGCGAACGCGATCGTGCCTGGGAGCTGTCGCAAGATTTGCTGGCCGTGCTGAACAAAGACTTGACCCCGGTCGCGCTGAACCCCGCCTGGGAAGCCAGCCTGGGCTTCTCACGCGAACGCCTGAGCCAGTCCTCCTTGCTGCACCTGCTGCCGGAACACGACCAGGAACAGTTACTCACCGAACTGGCCGCCCTCTCCCATGGCCGCACCAGCGCACGCTTTGTCGGTCGCATTCTGCATGCCGGCGGCCAGCAACGCTGGCTGTCGTGGGTGGTGGTGCCGGAGGACACCCTGCTGTACGTGGTGGCACGCGACATCACCAGCGAGCGCGAAGCCGCCCTGGGCCTGGCAGATGCCAACGCCCGGCTGCGCGAACAGATCAACGAGCGCGAGCGCATCGAGGCCGCTCTGCAGCAGATGCAGCGGCTGGAAGCGGTCGGGCAGCTGACGGCTGGCGTGGCGCATGACTTCAATAACCTGCTGACGGTGATACTCACCGGTGCCAGCTTTCTGGAGCGCGATCTGGCCAAGGCCGACCTGGAAAAGGCCCGCACTCGCCTCACCCATATCCGCGAGGCGGGCGAGCGTGGCGCCAAGCTGACCTCGCAACTGCTGGCCTTCTCCCGCCGCCAGCGTCTGGAGCCGGTGCCGCTAAACCTCAATCGTACCCTGGCCGGCCTGGAAGAGCTGCTGCGCCGCACCCTGGGCGGCAACGTCTCGGTGCGCCTGGACCTTGACCTGGCCCTGTGGCAGGCACTGACCGACCCCACCCAGACCGAGATGATCATCCTCAACCTGGCGATCAATGCCCGCGATGCCATGCCCGACGGCGGCCAACTGACCCTGACAACGCGCAACACCCGTATCGACAAGCGCCCACAACGCCCGGAAGACCCGGACCCGGGCGAGTACGTGATGCTGAGTATCCGCGATACGGGGTGCGGCATGAGCGAAGACGTGCAGGCCAAGGTATTCGAGCCTTTCTTTACCACCAAGGACATCGGCAAAGGTTCGGGGCTGGGCCTGGCCCAGGTATTCGGCTTCGCCAAGCAGTCCGGTGGCGGCGTGCGCATCGACACCACACTCGGTCGCGGTACCGAAGTGGCGGTATACCTGCCAGCGGTAAAAGAGGAGATGGTGAACGAACCTGCAGCAGCAGTGCTCAGTCAGCCGATCAGCGAAAGCGGCCATAACCGCACGGTGCTATTGGTGGACGACGACCATCTGGTGCGCGACATGCTGGGTGATGTGTTACGCCAATACGGCTACCAGGTGCGCCAGGCGCACAGCGGCGAACAGGCATTGGCCTTGCTGGATGACGATATCGACCTGCTGCTGACTGATTTCGCCATGCCCGAGTTCAACGGTGCACAACTGGCGCTGGCGGCCCGCGAACGGTACCCCCACGTGCCGGTGGTGTTTCTTACCGGTTATGCGGAGTTGCAGGGGCTGGAACTGCCGGGCAGCCTGGTGATCCAGAAGCCGGTGCAGGCTGATGAACTGGCCAGGGCGCTGAACGAAATGCTGGGGATTGCCGGGTAA
- the zapE gene encoding cell division protein ZapE encodes MSAWIPTPLRQLGQRLRGTANQQSELLGWFEDKAHSRGYQLSDGQRRVIHCMAEQLTQLEQGQPRSLYLYGSVGRGKSWLLDGFFQAVPITAKLRLHFHDFFARLHQGMHRHQALDDALGATLNELVGGCQVLCFDEFHVHDIGDAMLLTRLFNALFARGVYVLVTSNYAPEGLLPNPLYHERFLPVIRLINSSMQVLEVGGDTDFRSLPANREHQRFTQGHYVWPGDAAQRQTLNVPNEHPVMLEVNKRPLRALAVDGRRVVLGFDDLCEKATAVIDYLVLARDYDEWVIDGLDDLSECSLAAQQRFVNLVDVLYDQDRRVVVIGKRPLEESLGGPLADLMRTRSRLGQLHQIAP; translated from the coding sequence TTGTCTGCCTGGATCCCCACCCCCCTGCGCCAGCTTGGCCAACGCTTGCGCGGCACCGCCAATCAACAGAGCGAGCTGCTCGGCTGGTTCGAGGACAAGGCGCACAGCCGCGGTTATCAGCTGAGTGACGGTCAGCGGCGGGTAATTCACTGCATGGCCGAACAACTGACGCAGCTTGAACAAGGCCAACCGCGCAGCCTGTACCTGTACGGCTCGGTCGGCCGTGGTAAAAGCTGGCTGCTCGATGGCTTTTTCCAGGCCGTGCCGATAACCGCCAAGCTGCGCCTGCACTTTCATGACTTCTTTGCACGCCTGCACCAGGGCATGCACCGCCACCAGGCGCTGGACGACGCGCTGGGCGCAACGCTAAACGAGCTGGTGGGCGGTTGCCAGGTGCTGTGCTTCGACGAATTCCACGTGCATGACATAGGCGATGCCATGCTGCTCACCCGGCTGTTCAACGCCTTGTTCGCCCGAGGCGTGTACGTGCTGGTGACTTCTAACTACGCACCCGAAGGGTTGCTGCCCAACCCGCTGTATCACGAGCGTTTTCTGCCGGTCATTCGCCTGATCAACAGCTCGATGCAAGTGCTCGAAGTCGGTGGCGACACCGATTTTCGAAGCTTGCCGGCCAACCGCGAGCATCAGCGTTTTACCCAGGGCCATTATGTCTGGCCGGGTGATGCGGCGCAGCGCCAGACGCTGAACGTGCCGAACGAACACCCGGTGATGCTGGAAGTGAACAAGCGCCCGCTGCGGGCGCTGGCCGTCGATGGCCGACGGGTAGTGCTTGGTTTTGACGATCTGTGCGAGAAGGCCACCGCGGTCATCGACTACCTGGTGCTGGCCAGGGACTATGACGAGTGGGTCATCGATGGGCTGGATGACCTCTCGGAGTGTTCGCTGGCGGCTCAGCAGCGCTTCGTCAACCTGGTAGATGTGCTGTATGACCAGGATCGGCGGGTGGTTGTGATCGGTAAACGACCGCTGGAAGAGAGCCTGGGCGGCCCACTGGCCGACCTGATGCGTACCCGCAGCCGGTTGGGGCAACTGCACCAGATTGCCCCCTGA
- a CDS encoding AMP-binding protein produces MSYQHSYAHSISDPAAFWAEQAAHLAWHRKPALTLQDNADGTHRWFADGRLNSCYLALDHQIEQGRGEQLALIYDSPVTGVQQTYTYNQLRDEVARLAGLLRQLGVNKGDGVIIYMPMVPQAAMAMLACARIGAVHSVVFGGFAANELALRIDDARPTLLLTASCGLEFDRVIAYKPLVDRALQLARHQPRNVLVLQRPQAHAELLPGRDLDWQAALAGAEPVAPVELDAGDPLYIMYTSGTTGKPKGIVRENGGNAVALCYAMRHIYGMQAGDVWWGISDVGWVVGHSLIVYGPLMSGCTTVFYEGKPIRTPDASAYWRVVEQYQVNALFCAPTAMRAIRKEDPEGELIRKHDLSSLRQLFLAGEKLDSSTHEWLERVSGKPVHDHWWQTETGWPVTAPCVGLEGSAAKPGSSNRAVPGYNVRVLDDEGHLLGANHQGSIVIALPLPPGCSQTLWGDHERYLQAYLRTYPGYYHTGDGGYLDDDGFVYIMGRTDDVINVSGHRLSTGEMEDLVARHPAVAECAVIGVHDEIKGQVPLALVVLKDGEGIAEAQLLVELVGSVREEIGPLACFNRVRLVKRLPKTRSGKILRAVLRKIADGQDYVPPSTLDDPAVLGEIEAVLADLPRAG; encoded by the coding sequence ATGAGCTACCAGCACAGCTACGCCCATTCCATTTCCGACCCTGCCGCTTTCTGGGCGGAACAGGCCGCACACCTGGCCTGGCACCGCAAGCCTGCCCTGACCCTGCAAGACAACGCCGACGGGACCCACCGCTGGTTCGCTGATGGCCGCCTCAACAGCTGTTACCTGGCCCTCGATCACCAGATCGAGCAGGGCCGGGGCGAGCAGTTGGCGCTGATCTACGATTCGCCAGTGACCGGCGTGCAGCAGACTTACACCTACAACCAGTTACGTGATGAGGTAGCACGCCTGGCCGGCTTGCTGCGCCAGCTGGGGGTGAACAAGGGCGATGGGGTGATCATCTACATGCCCATGGTGCCGCAAGCGGCCATGGCGATGCTGGCCTGCGCGCGGATCGGCGCGGTGCATTCGGTCGTGTTCGGTGGCTTTGCCGCCAACGAGTTGGCCCTGCGCATCGATGACGCCCGCCCTACCTTGTTGCTGACGGCATCGTGTGGGCTGGAGTTCGACCGGGTCATTGCATACAAGCCGCTGGTTGACCGCGCCCTGCAACTGGCCCGGCACCAGCCGCGCAATGTGCTGGTGCTGCAGCGGCCGCAGGCGCACGCTGAGCTGCTGCCAGGCCGCGACCTGGACTGGCAGGCGGCCTTGGCCGGTGCCGAGCCGGTGGCGCCTGTGGAGCTGGATGCCGGCGACCCGCTATACATCATGTACACGTCGGGCACCACCGGGAAACCCAAGGGTATCGTCCGGGAAAACGGCGGCAATGCCGTGGCGCTGTGTTATGCCATGCGCCATATCTATGGCATGCAGGCCGGCGATGTGTGGTGGGGCATTTCCGACGTCGGTTGGGTGGTCGGCCATTCACTGATCGTCTATGGGCCGTTGATGAGCGGCTGTACCACGGTGTTCTACGAAGGCAAGCCGATCCGCACCCCGGATGCTTCGGCCTATTGGCGGGTGGTGGAGCAGTATCAGGTCAACGCGCTGTTCTGTGCACCGACGGCCATGCGCGCCATCCGCAAGGAAGACCCGGAGGGCGAACTGATCCGCAAACATGACCTCAGCTCGCTGCGGCAACTGTTCCTGGCGGGGGAAAAGCTGGATTCCAGCACCCATGAATGGCTGGAGCGGGTGAGTGGCAAGCCGGTGCACGATCACTGGTGGCAGACCGAGACCGGCTGGCCGGTCACCGCGCCTTGCGTCGGGCTGGAGGGCAGCGCGGCGAAGCCAGGGTCGAGCAACCGGGCGGTGCCTGGCTACAACGTTCGCGTGCTGGATGACGAAGGCCACTTGCTCGGGGCCAACCATCAGGGGTCGATCGTGATTGCCCTGCCATTGCCACCCGGTTGCAGTCAGACACTATGGGGGGATCACGAGCGCTACCTGCAGGCCTATCTGCGCACGTATCCGGGTTACTACCACACGGGCGATGGCGGCTATCTGGACGATGATGGCTTCGTCTACATCATGGGGCGCACCGATGATGTGATCAACGTTTCCGGTCATCGCCTGTCCACCGGCGAAATGGAAGACCTGGTCGCCCGCCACCCGGCGGTCGCGGAGTGCGCAGTGATCGGCGTGCATGACGAGATCAAGGGCCAGGTACCGCTGGCGCTGGTGGTACTCAAGGATGGCGAGGGCATTGCCGAGGCGCAGTTGCTGGTGGAGCTGGTGGGCAGCGTGCGCGAGGAAATCGGCCCGCTGGCCTGTTTCAACCGGGTTCGGCTGGTGAAGCGCCTGCCCAAGACCCGTTCCGGCAAGATTCTACGGGCGGTGCTGCGCAAGATTGCCGATGGGCAGGATTATGTGCCGCCTTCGACCTTGGATGACCCGGCAGTGCTGGGCGAGATCGAAGCGGTGCTGGCGGATTTGCCCAGGGCGGGCTGA
- a CDS encoding LysR family transcriptional regulator: protein MDIDQARTFLEIVRCGSLVAAAERLFVSQTAITARVQRLEQQLGCQLFVRSRSGASLTSDGEAFVSYANQLVQTWEAARRDLPLPEGCQQVLHVGGEVSLGNPMMLDWVSALHRELPSHAIRSEVSDGESLLRKVEMGLLDAALVYQPTYGPGLQVEQLMEEKLIRVRRVDRPEPYIYIDWGEAFRRQHDAALPDRARPALSFNLGPLALQFILDQGGSGYFRTRVVQAYLDSGVFERVPQAPEFTYPTFLVYPRKRDSEALQQAFAILRRLVAAGASDWSQRWDPVI, encoded by the coding sequence ATGGACATCGATCAGGCCCGTACCTTCCTGGAAATTGTGCGTTGCGGCAGCCTGGTCGCCGCAGCCGAACGCCTGTTCGTGTCACAAACCGCGATCACCGCGCGCGTGCAGCGCCTGGAGCAGCAACTGGGTTGCCAGCTGTTCGTGCGTAGCCGCAGCGGCGCCAGCCTGACCAGCGATGGCGAAGCGTTCGTCAGTTATGCCAACCAGTTGGTGCAAACCTGGGAAGCCGCGCGCCGCGACCTGCCGTTGCCTGAAGGTTGCCAGCAGGTGCTGCATGTCGGCGGTGAGGTGAGCCTGGGCAACCCGATGATGCTCGACTGGGTAAGTGCCCTGCACCGCGAACTGCCCAGCCATGCCATCCGCAGCGAGGTCAGCGATGGAGAATCGCTGCTGCGCAAGGTCGAGATGGGCTTGCTGGACGCCGCGCTGGTCTACCAGCCGACCTACGGCCCAGGACTGCAGGTGGAACAGTTGATGGAAGAGAAGCTGATTCGCGTGCGCCGGGTCGACCGGCCCGAACCATATATCTACATCGACTGGGGCGAGGCCTTCCGCCGCCAGCATGATGCGGCCCTGCCCGACCGCGCGCGCCCGGCGTTAAGCTTCAACCTTGGCCCGTTGGCCCTGCAGTTCATACTCGACCAAGGCGGCAGTGGCTACTTCCGCACGCGGGTGGTGCAGGCCTATCTGGACAGCGGCGTGTTCGAGCGGGTACCGCAGGCACCGGAGTTCACCTACCCGACCTTCCTGGTGTACCCACGCAAACGCGACAGCGAAGCCCTGCAACAGGCCTTCGCCATCCTGCGTCGGCTGGTAGCTGCCGGCGCCAGCGACTGGTCACAACGCTGGGACCCGGTTATCTGA